The following coding sequences are from one Novosphingobium sp. Gsoil 351 window:
- the frr gene encoding ribosome recycling factor → MKYDRADLERRMKGAVEALRHDLAGLRTGRANVGLLDPIMVTVYGSSMPLNQVATVSAPEPRMLSVQVWDKSNVGPVEKAIRSAGLGLNPINDGQMLRLPIPDLTEERRKELAKLAHQYAEKARIAIRNVRRDGMDNLKTDEKKHEISEDERKRAETEVQKLTDEQIKAADDVAAHKEKEILGQ, encoded by the coding sequence ATGAAGTACGACCGGGCCGATCTCGAACGCCGGATGAAGGGCGCGGTCGAGGCGCTGCGTCATGATCTGGCCGGGCTGCGCACGGGCCGCGCCAACGTCGGGCTGCTCGATCCGATCATGGTGACGGTCTATGGCTCGTCGATGCCGCTCAACCAGGTCGCGACCGTCTCCGCGCCCGAACCGCGGATGCTGTCGGTGCAGGTGTGGGACAAGTCGAACGTGGGCCCGGTGGAAAAGGCGATCCGCTCGGCAGGGCTGGGGCTGAACCCGATCAACGATGGCCAGATGCTGCGTCTGCCGATCCCCGACCTGACCGAGGAGCGTCGCAAGGAACTTGCGAAGTTGGCGCATCAATACGCTGAAAAAGCTCGGATCGCGATCCGAAACGTCCGCCGCGACGGGATGGACAATCTCAAGACCGACGAGAAGAAGCACGAGATTTCGGAAGACGAGCGCAAGCGCGCGGAAACCGAAGTCCAGAAACTGACCGACGAGCAGATCAAGGCCGCCGACGACGTCGCCGCGCACAAGGAAAAGGAAATTCTCGGGCAGTGA
- a CDS encoding HU family DNA-binding protein, which translates to MNKNDLISAVADSSGLTKGDAMKAVESVFEAISGALKSGDEVRLVGFGTFSVAKRKASTGRNPRTGEPMTIKASTQPKFKAGKGLKDAVN; encoded by the coding sequence ATGAACAAGAACGATCTGATCAGTGCGGTCGCCGACTCGAGCGGACTGACCAAGGGTGACGCGATGAAGGCGGTTGAATCCGTGTTCGAGGCGATCTCGGGCGCGCTCAAGAGCGGCGACGAAGTGCGCCTGGTGGGCTTCGGTACGTTCTCGGTAGCCAAGCGCAAGGCCTCGACCGGTCGCAACCCGCGCACCGGCGAGCCGATGACGATCAAGGCTTCGACCCAGCCCAAGTTCAAGGCCGGCAAGGGTCTGAAGGACGCGGTCAACTAA
- a CDS encoding phosphatase PAP2 family protein — protein sequence MSDADFPDRHDPTPPTARAILLDELPMHLITLALVVASAAVLAAHDVAITLADVTGNLMVYLCCGLFMVLPRAITLLRAHRPRHPAAFLAQHVASVVSTSAVVATLPTCAILVLLMPFFSALKAMVPVFHPYTWDATLIAADRALFFGHDPWRVIQPVLGYPVVTASLAALYHGWALVLYGGTLWLVFARAARGVRRRYILAFVLIWTVIGFALAAGMASVGPCFVGPILGNHHFDAQMAYLHAADRDLPVMTLTVQEMLLERFRHASHNLGSGITAMPSMHIAFACLFWLTVRQVSPRAGRWFFAFLVAIWIGSVHLAYHYALDGVVAVLATVAIWKLSGVIFVAWDRWRLGSTIRASAGAAFPA from the coding sequence GTGTCCGACGCTGATTTTCCCGATCGCCACGACCCGACGCCGCCTACCGCGCGCGCCATTTTGCTCGACGAACTGCCTATGCACCTGATCACGCTGGCGCTCGTCGTCGCCAGCGCCGCGGTGCTGGCGGCGCATGACGTTGCAATCACCCTCGCCGACGTGACCGGAAACCTGATGGTTTACCTGTGTTGCGGCCTTTTCATGGTCCTCCCGCGGGCGATCACGCTACTCCGCGCCCATCGCCCGCGTCATCCTGCCGCGTTCCTCGCGCAGCACGTTGCATCGGTTGTATCGACATCTGCGGTCGTCGCGACGTTACCGACATGCGCGATCCTCGTCCTGCTGATGCCGTTCTTCTCCGCGCTCAAGGCGATGGTTCCGGTGTTTCACCCCTATACCTGGGACGCCACCCTGATCGCCGCCGATCGCGCTCTGTTTTTCGGGCACGATCCCTGGCGCGTGATCCAGCCGGTGCTCGGCTATCCCGTGGTCACCGCAAGCCTCGCCGCGCTTTACCATGGATGGGCGTTGGTCCTTTATGGCGGGACACTGTGGCTCGTGTTCGCCCGGGCGGCGCGTGGCGTCCGGCGCCGTTACATCCTGGCCTTCGTGCTGATCTGGACGGTCATCGGGTTCGCGCTGGCCGCAGGGATGGCGTCGGTAGGTCCTTGTTTCGTTGGCCCGATCCTGGGAAACCACCACTTCGACGCGCAAATGGCGTACTTGCACGCGGCCGATCGAGACCTGCCGGTGATGACCCTGACGGTCCAGGAAATGCTGCTCGAGCGTTTCCGCCACGCCTCGCACAACCTAGGTAGCGGGATCACCGCGATGCCATCCATGCACATCGCCTTCGCCTGCCTGTTTTGGCTGACCGTGCGACAGGTGTCGCCCCGCGCCGGGCGCTGGTTCTTCGCCTTCCTCGTGGCAATCTGGATCGGGTCGGTCCATCTCGCCTACCACTATGCGCTAGACGGTGTGGTCGCGGTGCTGGCAACGGTTGCGATCTGGAAGTTGAGCGGCGTGATCTTCGTGGCCTGGGATCGCTGGCGGCTGGGATCGACGATACGCGCCTCGGCAGGAGCGGCGTTTCCTGCGTAG
- the uppS gene encoding polyprenyl diphosphate synthase, which yields MAGRVSPSHDTSGPGSGKGAQARHVAIIMDGNGRWAKKRHLPRAVGHKRGVDAVREVARAARTMGLEALTLYAFSTENWRRPEDEIGALMGLLKSFIVSDLDEFAANNVRLKIIGDYKAFAPDIVAMVENALARTAGNDGTTLVVALNYGSQAEIANAAARAAAKGAITPESIEAELDTADLPPLDLLIRTSGEVRLSNFLLWQAAYAEMWFTEVLWPDFKPAHLQEALDAFARRERRYGGR from the coding sequence CTGGCCGGGCGCGTCTCGCCTTCCCACGACACCAGCGGGCCGGGGTCAGGCAAGGGGGCTCAAGCCCGGCACGTCGCGATCATCATGGACGGCAACGGGCGCTGGGCGAAGAAGCGCCACCTGCCGCGCGCGGTGGGCCACAAGCGCGGGGTCGACGCGGTGCGCGAGGTCGCCCGCGCGGCGCGCACGATGGGGCTCGAGGCGCTGACCCTCTACGCCTTCAGCACCGAGAACTGGCGGCGTCCGGAAGACGAGATCGGCGCGCTGATGGGGCTGCTCAAGAGCTTCATCGTCAGCGATCTCGACGAGTTCGCCGCGAACAACGTCCGGCTCAAGATTATCGGCGATTACAAGGCGTTCGCCCCCGATATTGTCGCGATGGTCGAGAATGCGCTGGCGCGCACCGCGGGCAACGACGGCACCACCCTGGTGGTCGCACTCAACTATGGCTCGCAGGCCGAGATCGCCAACGCCGCGGCGCGCGCGGCGGCCAAGGGCGCAATCACGCCGGAGAGCATCGAAGCCGAGCTCGACACCGCCGACCTGCCCCCGCTCGACCTGCTGATCCGCACTTCGGGCGAGGTCCGGCTGTCGAACTTCCTGCTGTGGCAGGCCGCCTACGCCGAGATGTGGTTCACCGAGGTGCTCTGGCCCGATTTCAAGCCCGCGCATCTGCAGGAGGCGCTCGACGCCTTTGCCCGGCGGGAGCGGCGCTATGGCGGGCGGTGA
- a CDS encoding phosphatidylserine decarboxylase, with protein MPGELVDNKGKGQAGWSWPAIHPEGRKFALIAAVGSGLTAFLAWETIAWPLAFLTLGVLAFFRDPQRAVPQSSNLIVAPADGLITLIQKVPPPPELRIADGTGAGLGDGVLTRISIFMSVFDVHINRAPVAGTIRRVVYIPGKFLNADLDKASEDNERQHFLIERSDRVLVGFTQIAGLVARRIVPFVKPGDIVAAGQRVGLIRFGSRVDVYLPEGTEPRVLLGQKCVAGETVLAEIGQAPVLEGVIQ; from the coding sequence ATGCCCGGAGAACTCGTCGACAACAAAGGCAAAGGCCAGGCCGGCTGGTCATGGCCCGCGATCCACCCCGAAGGCCGCAAGTTCGCGCTGATCGCCGCGGTCGGCAGCGGACTGACCGCTTTTCTGGCGTGGGAGACCATCGCCTGGCCGCTGGCCTTCCTGACCCTGGGCGTGCTCGCGTTCTTTCGCGATCCGCAGCGTGCGGTGCCGCAAAGCTCGAACCTGATCGTCGCGCCAGCAGACGGGCTGATCACGCTCATCCAGAAAGTCCCGCCGCCGCCCGAATTGCGCATCGCGGATGGCACCGGGGCGGGCTTGGGCGACGGCGTGCTGACCCGCATTTCCATTTTCATGAGCGTGTTCGATGTCCACATCAACCGCGCGCCGGTGGCGGGGACTATCCGCCGTGTTGTGTACATTCCCGGCAAGTTTCTGAACGCCGACCTCGACAAGGCGAGCGAGGACAACGAGCGCCAGCATTTCTTGATCGAGCGCAGCGACCGCGTGCTCGTCGGCTTCACTCAGATCGCCGGACTTGTGGCGCGCCGGATCGTGCCGTTCGTAAAGCCGGGCGATATCGTCGCGGCGGGGCAGCGCGTGGGCCTGATCCGCTTCGGCAGCCGGGTCGATGTCTATCTGCCCGAAGGCACCGAACCGCGCGTGCTGCTCGGCCAGAAGTGCGTTGCGGGCGAGACCGTGCTCGCCGAGATCGGCCAAGCGCCGGTGCTTGAAGGGGTGATCCAGTGA
- the pssA gene encoding CDP-diacylglycerol--serine O-phosphatidyltransferase, giving the protein MEDAEASRSYRRLPGGLTLRALAPNAITSAALCSGLTGIRFATDGQWEKAVLAVILAGMLDGIDGRVARLMKAQSRFGAELDSLADNVSFGVAPALILFMWSLTDVPRLGWLAALALAVCCALRLARFNARIDLQDQPHKSAGFLTGVPAPVGAGLAFLPLYLWIASGEAVFRNPLLVGLWIALIAFLMISNIATPSWGSARPRRNIRLEVIALTGLVIAALLTEPWWTLVGLCAAYMAVLPLAVFRYAKVKRQRAAHATA; this is encoded by the coding sequence TTGGAGGATGCCGAGGCCTCGCGATCCTATCGCCGCCTTCCCGGCGGGCTCACACTGCGTGCGCTGGCGCCCAATGCGATCACCTCGGCAGCGCTGTGCTCGGGGCTTACGGGTATCCGCTTCGCTACCGACGGGCAGTGGGAAAAGGCGGTGCTGGCGGTGATTCTGGCGGGGATGCTCGACGGGATCGACGGCCGGGTGGCGCGGCTGATGAAGGCGCAGTCGCGTTTCGGGGCGGAGCTCGATAGCCTGGCGGACAACGTCTCGTTCGGAGTGGCCCCGGCGCTGATCCTTTTCATGTGGTCGTTGACCGACGTGCCCCGGCTGGGTTGGCTGGCGGCGCTGGCGCTGGCGGTATGTTGCGCGCTCCGGCTAGCCCGGTTCAACGCGCGAATCGATCTGCAGGACCAACCGCACAAGTCGGCTGGATTCCTGACCGGCGTGCCCGCTCCCGTTGGCGCCGGCCTTGCTTTCCTGCCCCTGTACCTGTGGATCGCGAGCGGTGAGGCGGTGTTCCGCAATCCGCTGTTGGTCGGGCTGTGGATCGCACTGATCGCGTTCCTGATGATCTCCAACATTGCGACGCCCAGCTGGGGATCAGCGCGACCGAGGCGCAACATTCGTCTCGAGGTCATTGCGCTGACGGGACTAGTTATAGCGGCGCTTCTGACCGAACCATGGTGGACTCTGGTCGGGCTGTGCGCGGCCTATATGGCTGTACTGCCCCTCGCGGTGTTTCGCTACGCCAAGGTCAAGCGGCAGCGCGCAGCCCACGCGACTGCCTGA
- the rlmB gene encoding 23S rRNA (guanosine(2251)-2'-O)-methyltransferase RlmB, with protein sequence MRGGRGSGRTGAGQVRLWGRHAVEAALLNPDRVHRKLWATREGVASLDGELPADFTVEYASPADLARLVARDAPHQGLVLDCAPLEDLALDDLPEADPARPIVVLDQVTDPHNLGAILRSAAAFDAAAIVTQDRHAPPESGTVAKTASGALEIVPWVRVVNLSRALEDLADAGYWRIGLDGAAPALFGSVLQPGPIALVLGAEGEGLRHNVAGHCDVLARLPIAAAMESLNVSNAAAVALYAVAVR encoded by the coding sequence ATGCGCGGCGGGCGCGGCAGCGGCCGCACCGGGGCGGGCCAGGTCCGCTTGTGGGGACGCCACGCGGTGGAAGCCGCGCTGCTCAACCCCGATCGGGTCCATCGCAAACTATGGGCCACGCGCGAGGGTGTCGCCTCGCTCGACGGCGAGTTGCCCGCCGATTTTACGGTCGAGTACGCCTCCCCCGCCGATTTGGCGCGGCTGGTCGCGCGCGATGCGCCGCACCAGGGGCTGGTGCTCGATTGCGCGCCGTTGGAAGACCTGGCGCTCGACGATCTGCCGGAGGCGGATCCGGCGCGGCCGATCGTTGTGCTCGACCAGGTCACCGATCCGCACAACCTCGGCGCGATCCTGCGCTCGGCGGCGGCGTTCGACGCGGCGGCGATCGTAACTCAGGATCGCCACGCACCGCCCGAATCGGGCACCGTCGCCAAGACCGCATCGGGCGCGCTGGAGATCGTGCCGTGGGTCCGGGTGGTCAATCTGTCACGCGCGCTGGAAGACTTGGCCGACGCTGGATACTGGCGGATCGGGCTGGATGGAGCGGCGCCCGCGCTGTTTGGATCGGTACTCCAGCCGGGTCCGATCGCGCTTGTCCTCGGAGCCGAGGGCGAAGGCCTGCGCCACAACGTGGCGGGGCACTGCGACGTGCTCGCGCGATTGCCCATTGCCGCCGCGATGGAAAGCCTGAATGTCTCGAATGCGGCGGCCGTCGCGCTCTATGCTGTGGCGGTGCGCTGA
- the rpsB gene encoding 30S ribosomal protein S2 produces the protein MAAPVVTMQQLIEAGAHFGHQTHRWNPRMKPYIFGARNGIHILDLSQTVPLMARALEFVSATVQAGGKVLFVGTKRQAQEPIAQAARQCGQHFVNHRWLGGMLTNWKTISNSIKRLKTLDEQLSGDIVGLTKKEVLQLTRERDKLELSLGGIRDMGGIPDVMFVIDANKEELAIKEANVLGIPVVAILDSNVSPDGIAFPVPANDDASRAVRLYCDAIATAATRGGREAVVASGADIGAMDVPLAEPAIEAPEAAVEASETAVEAAPEADAEAPAEA, from the coding sequence ATGGCGGCTCCCGTCGTCACCATGCAGCAATTGATCGAGGCCGGCGCGCACTTCGGCCACCAGACCCACCGCTGGAACCCGCGGATGAAGCCGTACATCTTTGGCGCGCGCAACGGCATCCACATCCTCGACCTGTCGCAGACCGTCCCACTGATGGCGCGCGCGCTCGAGTTTGTCTCGGCCACCGTCCAAGCGGGCGGCAAGGTCCTGTTCGTCGGTACCAAGCGCCAGGCGCAGGAGCCGATCGCCCAGGCCGCGCGCCAGTGCGGCCAGCACTTCGTCAACCACCGCTGGCTGGGCGGGATGCTCACCAACTGGAAGACCATTTCCAACTCGATCAAGCGCCTCAAGACGCTCGACGAGCAGCTTTCGGGCGACATCGTGGGGCTGACCAAGAAGGAGGTGCTCCAGCTTACCCGCGAGCGTGACAAGCTCGAGCTGTCGCTTGGCGGCATCCGCGACATGGGCGGCATCCCGGATGTGATGTTCGTGATCGACGCCAACAAGGAAGAGCTGGCGATCAAGGAAGCCAACGTCCTGGGCATCCCGGTCGTCGCGATTCTCGATTCGAACGTCTCGCCCGACGGCATTGCCTTCCCGGTTCCGGCCAACGACGACGCCAGCCGCGCGGTGCGCCTGTACTGCGATGCGATCGCCACCGCCGCGACCAGGGGCGGTCGCGAGGCCGTGGTCGCTTCGGGTGCGGACATCGGCGCGATGGACGTGCCGCTGGCGGAGCCAGCCATCGAGGCGCCTGAAGCCGCGGTCGAAGCGTCCGAAACGGCCGTTGAAGCTGCTCCGGAGGCTGACGCCGAGGCTCCGGCCGAGGCCTGA
- the pyrH gene encoding UMP kinase: MTPPHFKRILLKLSGEVLMGGQQYGIDPDFVAELAREVKAAKDTGLEICLVIGGGNIFRGMAGAAKGMDRAQADYMGMLATVMNALAMQNALEQCGVPTRVQSAIEMDKVCEPVIRRRAERHLEKGRVVIFAAGVGAPYFTTDSGAALRAAEMKCDALLKGTSVDGVYDSDPKTNPAAKRYDSVDYDTVLAQNLKVMDASAVALCRDNKIPIVVFSIREKGNLARVLKGEGVQTIVRGES; this comes from the coding sequence ATGACCCCGCCGCACTTCAAGCGCATCCTGCTCAAGCTGTCGGGCGAAGTCCTGATGGGTGGCCAGCAGTACGGCATCGACCCCGATTTCGTCGCCGAGCTGGCGCGCGAAGTGAAGGCGGCCAAAGACACCGGGCTTGAGATCTGCCTGGTGATCGGCGGGGGCAACATCTTCCGCGGAATGGCCGGGGCGGCCAAGGGCATGGACCGCGCCCAGGCCGATTACATGGGCATGCTCGCCACGGTGATGAACGCGCTGGCGATGCAGAACGCGCTGGAACAGTGCGGGGTGCCGACCCGGGTCCAGTCGGCGATCGAGATGGACAAGGTGTGCGAGCCGGTGATCCGCCGTCGCGCCGAACGCCACCTGGAAAAGGGCCGGGTGGTGATCTTCGCGGCGGGCGTGGGCGCGCCCTATTTCACCACCGACAGCGGCGCGGCCCTGCGCGCGGCGGAAATGAAATGCGACGCGCTGCTCAAAGGCACCAGCGTCGATGGCGTCTATGACAGCGACCCGAAAACCAATCCCGCCGCCAAGCGTTACGACAGCGTGGATTACGACACGGTTCTGGCGCAAAATCTCAAGGTGATGGACGCGAGCGCGGTGGCGTTGTGCCGCGACAACAAGATACCGATCGTCGTGTTCTCGATCCGCGAGAAGGGCAATCTCGCGCGGGTGCTCAAGGGCGAGGGCGTGCAGACGATCGTCAGGGGAGAAAGCTGA